Proteins encoded by one window of Amaranthus tricolor cultivar Red isolate AtriRed21 chromosome 4, ASM2621246v1, whole genome shotgun sequence:
- the LOC130811366 gene encoding WRKY transcription factor 22 has product MENPPDWDLLAVVRSCCSTTTTTSSISTPDLEPSIPPPPPSSNSSSSTSSVLFHFPNNPFESCPLTTSFLCGQKDLQDVCKPPVICSTTSTNNINNNMHSNSFQSPVSSPSSVITPRSLGVFEQQQQFRGLIKPSQVIFRATTPSIATTPIGVTNSSHVQRTKKRKNLMKKVCHVPAEGLSSDMWAWRKYGQKPIKGSPYPRGYYRCSSSKGCLARKQVERNRSDPKMFIVTYTAEHNHPMPTHRNSLAGSTRQKPLTTVGTPPEQPTCSSPSAASLSPLTEKSESKTDVDDIMKEEDDTNEMGLSDLILNDDFYVGFEQIDGGSDGSDCLSDQFSPSSDFPWLVNSSSTATAAGGS; this is encoded by the exons ATGGAAAACCCACCAGATTGGGATCTCCTTGCTGTTGTTAGAAGTTGTTGTTCAACAACCACCACAACATCCTCCATTTCAACACCAGATCTAGAACCTTCTATTCCACCTCCACCCCCTTCTtctaattcttcttcttctacatcAAGTGTTTTATTCCATTTTCCAAATAATCCATTTGAATCTTGTCCTCTAACGACGTCGTTTTTATGTGGGCAAAAAGATTTACAAGATGTTTGTAAACCCCCTGTGATTTGTTCAACAACATCTACTAATAATATCAACAACAACATGCATAGTAATAGTTTTCAATCCCCTGTTTCTTCCCCTTCTTCTGTTATAACACCAAGATCTTTGGGTGTTtttgaacaacaacaacaatttagAGGATTAATTAAGCCATCACAAGTAATTTTTCGGGCTACTACTCCTTCAATTGCTACTACTCCTATTGGTGTTACTAATTCTTCACATGTTCAAAGAACTAAAAAAAg gaaaaatttgatgaaaaagGTGTGCCATGTTCCTGCTGAAGGTCTTTCTTCTGATATGTGGGCTTGGAGAAAATATGGTCAGAAACCCATCAAAGGTTCTCCATACCCAag GGGATATTACAGATGCAGCAGTTCAAAAGGATGTTTAGCAAGAAAACAAGTAGAAAGAAACAGATCAGACCCAAAAATGTTCATAGTTACATACACAGCTGAACATAATCATCCTATGCCGACTCACCGAAATTCCCTCGCCGGAAGTACACGTCAGAAACCGCTTACCACCGTCGGAACTCCGCCGGAACAACCCACTTGTTCTTCACCCTCCGCCGCCAGTCTCTCTCCGTTGACCGAAAAATCCGAGTCAAAAACCGATGTAGATGACATTATGAAAGAAGAAGATGATACAAATGAAATGGGTTTATCCGATTTAATTCTTAACGATGATTTCTACGTGGGTTTTGAGCAAATCGACGGTGGATCCGACGGTAGTGATTGTTTATCCGATCAATTCTCGCCGTCGTCGGATTTCCCTTGGTTGGTTAATAGTAGTAGCACGGCGACCGCCGCCGGTGGGAGTTGA